Proteins from a genomic interval of Macadamia integrifolia cultivar HAES 741 unplaced genomic scaffold, SCU_Mint_v3 scaffold1276, whole genome shotgun sequence:
- the LOC122063274 gene encoding nifU-like protein 3, chloroplastic has product MSVFSTQMQILKATTAKAATFNPTLFKNLIREPSLISSKQNSFLRGQFHTKHFLEITSRHKLRSQAGTVVVPSCLLPLTEENVEKVLEEVRPGLMVDGGNVALHEIDGLVVVLKLQGACGSCPSSTMTLKMGIETRLRDKIPEIQEVEQIMDTETGLELNEDNVEKILSEIRPYLSGTGGGELELIQIDGYVVKVRLSGPAAGVMTVRVALTQKLREKIPAIAAVQLTGE; this is encoded by the exons ATGAGTGTGTTCTCTACCCAAATGCAAATTCTAAAAGCAACAACAGCCAAAGCTGCAACATTCAATCCAACCCTCTTCAAG AATCTAATCAGAGAACCCAGTTTGATTTCTTCAAAACAGAACTCCTTCCTCAGGGGTCAATTCCATACCAAACATTTCCTTGAAATCACCTCAAGGCATAAATTGAGAAGCCAAGCAG GAACAGTAGTTGTGCCTAGTTGTCTTCTTCCATTAACAGAGGAGAATGTTGAGAAAGTGCTTGAAGAAGTGCGGCCAGGCCTAATGGTAGATGGGGGCAACGTCGCACTACATGAGATCGATGGTCTTGTTGTGGTACTAAAGCTGCAAGGAGCTTGTGGTTCATGTCCAAGTTCAACTATGACATTGAAGATGGGAATTGAAACTCGTCTCAGGGATAAGATCCCTGAAATCCAAGAAGTGGAACAGATTATGGACACAGAAACAGGACTTGAGCTCAATGAGGACAACGTTGAAAAG ATTCTTTCAGAGATAAGGCCGTATCTTTCAGGCACAGGAGGTGGAGAGCTAGAGCTTATTCAGATAGATGGATATGTTGTCAAGGTCCGACTCAGTGGACCAGCAGCAGGTGTAATGACAGTCCGGGTTGCTCTAACTCaaaaattgagagaaaaaataCCTGCAATAGCGGCCGTTCAGCTAACAGGAGAGTAA